The following coding sequences lie in one Primulina huaijiensis isolate GDHJ02 chromosome 2, ASM1229523v2, whole genome shotgun sequence genomic window:
- the LOC140965586 gene encoding AP-4 complex subunit mu-like isoform X1 translates to MISQFFVLSQRGDNIVFRDYRGDVQKGSAEIFFRKVKFWKEDGKEEAPPVFNLDGVNYFHVKVVGLLFVATTRTNFSPSFALELLQRIARVIKDYLGVLNEESLRKNFVLVYELLDEVVDFGYVQTTSTEVLKSYIFNEPIVVDAARLPPLGPAALFMVQGTKRMPGTAVTKSVVAHEPGGRKREEIFVDIIEKISVTFSSSGYISTSEIDGTIQMKSYLTGNPEIKLALNEDLSIGRSSISSYGYGSSSLGAGPVILDDCNFHESVHLGSFDVDRTLSLVPPDGEFPVMNYRITQEFKPPFTINTLIEEAGLLKAEVILKIRAEFPSKTTANTVLVEMPLPTCTTRVNFDLEAGVVGQTADFKESNRKLEWNLKKFVGGSEHTLRAKLNFSQELHGNITKEAGPVSMSFTIPMYNPSGLEVKYLQIAKKSKTHNPYRWVRYVTQANSYVARI, encoded by the exons ATGATCTCACAATTCTTCGTGCTTTCTCAGAGAGGGGACAACATCGTCTTTCGCGACT ATCGTGGTGATGTGCAGAAAGGAAGTGCAGAGATATTCTTCCGCAAAGTTAAGTTCTGGAAAGAAGATGGCAAAGAGGAAGCACCCCCTGTCTTT AATCTGGATGGTGTAAACTATTTCCATGTGAAGGTGGTTGGCCTATTATTTGTCGCAACCACAAGGACCAACTTCTCACCTTCCTTTGCCTTGGAGCTTCTGCAGAGGATTGCACGTGTCATCAAAGATTACCTTGGTGTTCTGAATGAAGAATCATTACGAAAAAATTTTGTGCTCGTGTATGAGCTCCTGGATGAAGTTGTA gATTTTGGTTATGTACAAACGACATCTACTGAAGTTTTGAAGTCTTATATATTCAATGAACCGATTGTGGTTGATGCTGCGCGTTTACCACCTCTTGGTCCTGCAGCTCTGTTTATGGTG CAAGGGACTAAAAGGATGCCGGGAACTGCTGTTACAAAATCTGTCGTGGCACATGAACCTGGAGGTAGAAAGAGGGAGGAAATCTTCGTCGACATAATTGAGAAAATAAGTGTTACATTTAGCTCTAGT GGATATATATCGACTTCTGAAATTGATGGCACCATTCAAATGAAGAGTTATCTAACTGGAAATCCAGAAATCAAATTAGCTCTTAACGAAGATCTGAGCATCGGAAGAAGCAGCATTTCAAGTTATG GCTACGGTAGTAGCTCTCTGGGGGCAGGGCCAGTTATTTTGGATGACTGCAATTTCCATGAATCTGTACATCTGGGTAGTTTTGACGTTGACAGAACATTGTCTTTG GTTCCACCAGATGGGGAATTTCCTGTCATGAATTATCGTATTACCCAGGAATTCAAGCCCCCATTTACTATTAACACCTTAATTGAAGAAGCTGGATTGCTCAAG GCTGAAGTGATTTTGAAAATCCGAGCTGAGTTTCCTTCAAAAACCACTGCCAACACAGTTTTAGTAGAGATGCCATTGCCAACATGTACAACCAG AGTTAATTTTGATTTGGAAGCTGGAGTAGTTGGACAAACCGCTGATTTCAAAGAATCAAACAGGAAACTTGAATGGAATTTGAAGAAG TTTGTTGGTGGGTCTGAGCACACCCTACgtgcaaaattaaatttttcacaGGAGTTGCATG GAAATATCACTAAAGAAGCTGGACCTGTGAGCATGAGTTTCACTATACCCATGTATAATCCTTCCGGACTGGAG GTGAAGTATTTACAGATAGCGAAGAAGAGCAAAACACACAACCCTTATCGGTGGGTGAGATACGTCACTCAAGCCAATTCTTATGTTGCTCGAATATAA
- the LOC140965586 gene encoding AP-4 complex subunit mu-like isoform X2, producing the protein MISQFFVLSQRGDNIVFRDYRGDVQKGSAEIFFRKVKFWKEDGKEEAPPVFNLDGVNYFHVKVVGLLFVATTRTNFSPSFALELLQRIARVIKDYLGVLNEESLRKNFVLVYELLDEVVDFGYVQTTSTEVLKSYIFNEPIVVDAARLPPLGPAALFMQGTKRMPGTAVTKSVVAHEPGGRKREEIFVDIIEKISVTFSSSGYISTSEIDGTIQMKSYLTGNPEIKLALNEDLSIGRSSISSYGYGSSSLGAGPVILDDCNFHESVHLGSFDVDRTLSLVPPDGEFPVMNYRITQEFKPPFTINTLIEEAGLLKAEVILKIRAEFPSKTTANTVLVEMPLPTCTTRVNFDLEAGVVGQTADFKESNRKLEWNLKKFVGGSEHTLRAKLNFSQELHGNITKEAGPVSMSFTIPMYNPSGLEVKYLQIAKKSKTHNPYRWVRYVTQANSYVARI; encoded by the exons ATGATCTCACAATTCTTCGTGCTTTCTCAGAGAGGGGACAACATCGTCTTTCGCGACT ATCGTGGTGATGTGCAGAAAGGAAGTGCAGAGATATTCTTCCGCAAAGTTAAGTTCTGGAAAGAAGATGGCAAAGAGGAAGCACCCCCTGTCTTT AATCTGGATGGTGTAAACTATTTCCATGTGAAGGTGGTTGGCCTATTATTTGTCGCAACCACAAGGACCAACTTCTCACCTTCCTTTGCCTTGGAGCTTCTGCAGAGGATTGCACGTGTCATCAAAGATTACCTTGGTGTTCTGAATGAAGAATCATTACGAAAAAATTTTGTGCTCGTGTATGAGCTCCTGGATGAAGTTGTA gATTTTGGTTATGTACAAACGACATCTACTGAAGTTTTGAAGTCTTATATATTCAATGAACCGATTGTGGTTGATGCTGCGCGTTTACCACCTCTTGGTCCTGCAGCTCTGTTTATG CAAGGGACTAAAAGGATGCCGGGAACTGCTGTTACAAAATCTGTCGTGGCACATGAACCTGGAGGTAGAAAGAGGGAGGAAATCTTCGTCGACATAATTGAGAAAATAAGTGTTACATTTAGCTCTAGT GGATATATATCGACTTCTGAAATTGATGGCACCATTCAAATGAAGAGTTATCTAACTGGAAATCCAGAAATCAAATTAGCTCTTAACGAAGATCTGAGCATCGGAAGAAGCAGCATTTCAAGTTATG GCTACGGTAGTAGCTCTCTGGGGGCAGGGCCAGTTATTTTGGATGACTGCAATTTCCATGAATCTGTACATCTGGGTAGTTTTGACGTTGACAGAACATTGTCTTTG GTTCCACCAGATGGGGAATTTCCTGTCATGAATTATCGTATTACCCAGGAATTCAAGCCCCCATTTACTATTAACACCTTAATTGAAGAAGCTGGATTGCTCAAG GCTGAAGTGATTTTGAAAATCCGAGCTGAGTTTCCTTCAAAAACCACTGCCAACACAGTTTTAGTAGAGATGCCATTGCCAACATGTACAACCAG AGTTAATTTTGATTTGGAAGCTGGAGTAGTTGGACAAACCGCTGATTTCAAAGAATCAAACAGGAAACTTGAATGGAATTTGAAGAAG TTTGTTGGTGGGTCTGAGCACACCCTACgtgcaaaattaaatttttcacaGGAGTTGCATG GAAATATCACTAAAGAAGCTGGACCTGTGAGCATGAGTTTCACTATACCCATGTATAATCCTTCCGGACTGGAG GTGAAGTATTTACAGATAGCGAAGAAGAGCAAAACACACAACCCTTATCGGTGGGTGAGATACGTCACTCAAGCCAATTCTTATGTTGCTCGAATATAA
- the LOC140965598 gene encoding uncharacterized protein gives MESGRVRVKRKTLEMVHQQCQIAIQQLASGGDVDGDDDRDGDCELDSVPQDSSTGTSSEPANCDTDTPEFYDVLKSRVECPDFLKKLENAQASIQRNMTEEGNSWDMISEHELWEGGDVEIDSEDYVLVSQEDIMEGIAAFMAAYLSSLKQTKDLTPNQLQEVLSKTFSIKKKKGKLRKALDGTKVIYSVASWGATAIGIYQNPAILRAASTAFWTSCYVIRSYSEPPE, from the exons ATGGAGTCGGGTAGGGTTCGTGTGAAGCGGAAAACCCTGGAGATGGTGCATCAGCAATGTCAGATTGCAATCCAACAGCTCGCTTCTGGAGGTGATGTTGATGGTGATGATGACCGAGACGGCGATTGCGAACTCGATAGTGTTCCTCAAGACTCCTCCACAGGCACATCGTCGGAACCTGCTAACTGCGACACCGACACGCCGGAG TTTTATGATGTGTTGAAATCTAGAGTTGAATGTCCTGATTTCCTCAAGAAACTAGAAAATGCCCAGGCGTCGATTCAACGAAACATGACCG AGGAAGGCAATTCCTGGGACATGATCAGCGAACATGAACTTTGGGAAGGTGGAGATGTTGAGATAGACTCCGAAGATTATGTTTTAGTTAGTCAAGAAGATATAATGGAGGGTATAGCTGCCTTCATGGCTGCATATCTATCATCTCTTAAACAAACTAAG GATTTAACACCCAATCAGCTTCAAGAGG TGCTGAGCAAGACATTCTCTATCAAAAAGAAGAAGGGCAAGCTTAGGAAGGCATTGGATGGAACAAAAGTTATCTACAGCGTAGCATCTTGGGGAGCCACAGCTATTGG AATATATCAGAACCCGGCCATTTTGAGGGCTGCCTCTACGGCATTCTGGACTTCTTGCTATGTTATTCGAAGCTATTCTGAACCGCCCGAGTGA